The following proteins are co-located in the Polystyrenella longa genome:
- a CDS encoding YicC/YloC family endoribonuclease, protein MTGFGDARVQEHSMNVAVEIRAVNNRYFKLSLKSPDSYARYEGDIERVVREVIRRGTVQIAISVQQMQEESRYEFNEPALQEYWNQYRKLASDLPGVPDESPALSSFFQLPGIIREKPQAEEISTEEWNVIEKCLRQALSKLQTFREKEGESIRQDLGNSCKVVRRELETVEERAPLVVSEYRSRMLSRLDEVLSEQSVTIEASDIIREVGIFTDRCDINEEISRLKSHLNQFESFLSKEESMGRKLEFLSQEMFREVNTIGSKANDITISHAVVEMKASVERVRENLQNAE, encoded by the coding sequence ATGACCGGATTCGGCGACGCTCGCGTGCAGGAACATTCGATGAATGTTGCCGTTGAGATTCGCGCGGTCAACAATCGATACTTTAAGCTCTCGCTAAAATCACCTGATTCATACGCCCGATACGAAGGGGACATTGAGCGGGTAGTGCGGGAAGTGATTCGACGCGGCACAGTCCAAATTGCCATCAGTGTTCAGCAGATGCAGGAAGAATCCCGGTACGAATTCAACGAGCCTGCGCTGCAGGAATACTGGAATCAATACCGAAAATTGGCTTCGGACCTCCCCGGCGTTCCAGACGAATCCCCTGCCCTTTCGTCATTCTTTCAATTGCCCGGAATCATTCGCGAAAAACCACAGGCGGAAGAAATTTCGACTGAGGAATGGAACGTCATTGAGAAATGCTTGCGACAGGCGTTATCCAAACTGCAAACCTTCCGTGAAAAGGAAGGAGAATCGATTCGTCAGGACTTGGGGAATAGTTGCAAAGTGGTACGGCGAGAACTGGAAACAGTCGAAGAAAGAGCCCCACTGGTTGTTTCGGAATACCGCAGCCGGATGTTATCGCGTCTTGATGAAGTCCTCTCTGAACAGAGCGTGACGATTGAAGCGTCGGACATCATTCGTGAAGTCGGGATTTTCACTGACCGCTGTGATATCAACGAGGAAATATCTCGTCTGAAATCCCACTTAAATCAATTTGAATCGTTTCTAAGCAAAGAAGAATCGATGGGGCGCAAGCTGGAATTCCTTAGCCAGGAAATGTTCCGGGAAGTGAATACCATCGGCTCCAAGGCGAACGACATTACGATCTCACACGCCGTTGTTGAGATGAAAGCCTCTGTCGAACGCGTCCGCGAAAATTTGCAGAACGCCGAATAG
- the secG gene encoding preprotein translocase subunit SecG — translation MPTFLVLLLILVGLFLMLIVLIQKGRGGGLAGAFGGAGGQSAFGTKAGDVFTKITIVVATIWFVLSAITGMVISAQSDKLGDQFKGAETSLSAPDGLEDGTAGSAEAGSGVVEEEIDFETDITVPEDSGSNE, via the coding sequence ATGCCAACGTTTCTGGTTCTTCTTTTGATTCTGGTCGGACTGTTTCTGATGCTGATCGTCCTGATCCAGAAGGGTCGTGGCGGCGGACTGGCGGGAGCCTTCGGCGGAGCGGGCGGACAGAGTGCCTTTGGTACGAAAGCGGGCGACGTTTTCACCAAAATCACGATTGTCGTCGCTACCATCTGGTTTGTGCTTAGTGCCATCACAGGAATGGTTATCAGTGCTCAATCGGATAAACTGGGAGACCAATTTAAGGGTGCAGAAACATCTTTATCCGCTCCCGATGGTTTGGAAGACGGCACTGCAGGTTCCGCAGAGGCAGGCTCAGGTGTTGTTGAAGAAGAGATTGATTTCGAGACCGACATCACTGTTCCTGAAGATTCCGGATCGAATGAATAA
- the tpiA gene encoding triose-phosphate isomerase, giving the protein MRKLVAAGNWKMNTTLDSAGALASDLAKKVQQESSVEVILCPPFPYLTTVKEKVSGSSIKIGGQNCYHETEGAFTGETSVGMLQDIGCDWVILGHSERRHVMGETDADINKKTVAALEKGLGVILCVGELLEERQANKTNEVLQTQMEGGLSGVSAEALKNVIIAYEPVWAIGTGVTASTEEAESAHDFLRKWLTSNYNADVAESTRILYGGSVKPDNAEELMSQPNVDGALVGGASLKADSFGGIIDAAVKLSQG; this is encoded by the coding sequence ATGCGGAAACTGGTTGCGGCAGGTAACTGGAAAATGAACACGACCCTCGATTCAGCGGGTGCTTTGGCCAGTGATCTGGCGAAGAAAGTTCAGCAGGAAAGCAGCGTTGAAGTAATTCTCTGCCCCCCTTTCCCTTACCTGACCACAGTGAAAGAGAAGGTCTCCGGCTCGTCTATCAAAATCGGCGGTCAGAACTGCTACCACGAAACTGAAGGTGCCTTCACGGGAGAGACTTCCGTTGGGATGTTGCAGGACATTGGTTGCGACTGGGTAATCCTGGGCCACAGTGAACGCCGCCACGTCATGGGCGAAACCGACGCCGATATCAATAAAAAGACGGTAGCCGCTCTCGAAAAAGGGCTGGGCGTCATACTTTGTGTCGGCGAACTGCTCGAAGAGCGTCAGGCCAACAAAACCAACGAAGTGCTGCAAACCCAGATGGAAGGTGGCCTGTCAGGCGTTTCCGCTGAAGCACTGAAGAACGTGATCATTGCGTACGAGCCAGTCTGGGCGATTGGTACTGGGGTAACCGCCTCTACTGAAGAAGCGGAATCTGCCCATGATTTCTTGCGAAAATGGCTCACTTCCAACTACAATGCCGACGTTGCGGAATCGACAAGAATTCTCTACGGTGGCAGCGTTAAACCGGACAATGCGGAAGAACTAATGTCGCAACCGAATGTAGACGGAGCACTCGTCGGTGGAGCGAGCCTGAAAGCCGACTCTTTTGGCGGCATCATTGATGCTGCTGTTAAACTGTCTCAAGGGTAA
- the pheA gene encoding prephenate dehydratase translates to MAKKSSPGKKKRSPSTSRKEVKKKVKKAVPRKSPSNPETELKQIDKELIKLMGSRVALLTKVHGKDADSNTVQAHFRSEDALWEQLEKLNSNGAISNIALRNIFRTLLSESRRGVHMPRVSYLGPSYSFTHLAAMERFGENTDLVPVNTIAAVFESVNRGHADYGVVPIENSTDGRVVDTLDMFTRLPLRICGEVQIGIHHNLLAKCPRSEITEIYSKPQAFSQCREWLAKNMPQARLIEVTSTSTAAQLARDKHGAAAVASHQAALEYNLDFVAENIEDNANNVTRFAIIGHDDAEATGRDRTALLLQIPHEPGSLGDALSTFKKHKVNLTWIESYPLRGSEVGYLFFLDFEGHVKEPRIKRAIGDLEKKAIRIEILGSYPRCESLK, encoded by the coding sequence ATGGCCAAGAAGTCGTCGCCTGGTAAGAAGAAACGTTCTCCTTCAACGAGCCGCAAAGAGGTGAAGAAGAAGGTCAAGAAGGCCGTTCCTCGCAAATCGCCTTCCAATCCGGAAACCGAATTGAAGCAGATCGACAAAGAGTTGATCAAGCTCATGGGTTCCCGGGTCGCACTGCTCACAAAAGTGCATGGAAAAGACGCCGACAGCAATACTGTCCAGGCGCATTTCCGGTCCGAGGACGCACTTTGGGAACAACTGGAGAAACTGAATAGCAATGGTGCGATCTCAAACATCGCGCTGCGAAACATCTTCCGCACCTTACTGAGTGAATCGCGACGTGGCGTTCATATGCCTCGCGTTTCCTATCTCGGTCCTTCATATAGCTTTACGCACTTAGCTGCAATGGAGCGTTTTGGTGAAAACACGGACCTCGTCCCTGTGAACACCATTGCGGCTGTTTTCGAGTCGGTTAACCGGGGACACGCGGATTACGGCGTTGTTCCTATTGAGAACAGTACCGATGGACGTGTTGTGGACACACTCGACATGTTCACTCGCCTTCCACTGCGAATATGCGGCGAAGTCCAGATCGGGATACACCACAACCTGCTGGCGAAATGCCCAAGAAGCGAAATCACTGAGATTTACAGTAAACCTCAGGCGTTTTCTCAATGTCGCGAATGGCTGGCAAAGAATATGCCGCAAGCCCGCTTGATCGAAGTCACCAGCACATCCACCGCTGCCCAGCTCGCTCGAGACAAACATGGTGCAGCAGCCGTGGCCAGCCACCAGGCAGCCTTGGAGTATAATCTCGATTTCGTTGCCGAAAATATCGAGGACAACGCCAATAATGTGACTCGTTTTGCCATTATCGGCCACGACGACGCGGAAGCAACCGGTCGAGACCGCACCGCTCTGCTGCTGCAGATTCCCCACGAACCTGGTTCGCTGGGAGACGCTCTTTCCACTTTTAAGAAGCACAAAGTCAATCTGACCTGGATTGAGTCATACCCACTGCGCGGGAGCGAAGTGGGATACTTGTTCTTCCTCGACTTCGAAGGCCATGTCAAAGAACCGCGAATTAAACGCGCCATCGGCGATCTGGAGAAAAAAGCGATTCGCATTGAAATCCTGGGGTCTTATCCCCGCTGCGAGTCCTTGAAATAA
- the dnaK gene encoding molecular chaperone DnaK, with product MAVEGEKVIGIDLGTTNSVVSLMEGGEPRVIANLEGNRITPSVVAFTEKGETLVGEPAKRQAVTNPTNTIYSVKRFMGRRHSEVENEEKIVPYQIVGGASDYVKIHANGKDYSPPEISALILRKLKEAAESYLGHKVNKAVITVPAYFNDAQRQATKDAGQIAGLEVARIINEPTAAALAYGLEKKKEEKIVVFDLGGGTFDVSILEIGDEVVEVLSTNGDTHLGGDDFDEELINHIADQFKKEQGVDLRNDPMALQRLREAAEKAKKELSSSQTTDINLPFITADASGPKHLQMNISRSEFERLVDKLIERCRKPVENALRDAGLKPNEIDEVVLVGGSTRMPKVQDFVGKMFGKEPHKGVNPDEVVSIGAAIQGGIITGDVSDMVLMDVTPLSLGIETEGAIMTVLVERNTTIPTTKKETFSTAADNQTAVTVRVFQGERKMAQDNRLLSQFNLDGIPPAPRGVPQIEVSFDIDVNGILNVSAKDLASGKDASVRIEQSSGLSDSEIEQMRKDAESHAADDEQRRKLAEAVNKGNTLVYETEKMLKENEDKLDDSAKSSIEGSIEKIKSAIGKDDVEAINSACEELQQAAMAWGQQLHESAAQSAPEGAAPEGAESSSSDSGADDDVIDAEFEKKE from the coding sequence ATGGCTGTCGAGGGTGAAAAGGTGATCGGAATTGACCTGGGTACCACCAACTCGGTTGTCTCATTGATGGAAGGGGGCGAGCCCCGTGTGATCGCCAACCTCGAAGGCAATCGAATTACGCCGAGTGTGGTCGCGTTTACCGAAAAAGGGGAGACTCTGGTTGGTGAACCTGCCAAACGTCAGGCGGTTACGAATCCGACGAACACAATCTACTCTGTCAAACGCTTCATGGGACGTCGTCACAGTGAAGTTGAGAACGAAGAAAAAATCGTTCCTTACCAGATCGTTGGGGGGGCTTCTGACTATGTGAAGATCCACGCCAACGGCAAAGACTATTCTCCTCCTGAAATCTCTGCGCTGATTCTGCGTAAATTAAAAGAAGCCGCAGAGAGCTATCTGGGACACAAAGTTAACAAAGCTGTAATTACGGTTCCGGCTTACTTCAACGACGCACAACGACAAGCGACCAAAGACGCTGGTCAAATTGCCGGTCTGGAAGTGGCTCGTATTATTAACGAGCCGACTGCAGCGGCTTTGGCCTACGGTCTGGAAAAGAAAAAAGAAGAAAAGATCGTCGTATTTGACCTTGGTGGTGGAACGTTCGACGTTTCGATCCTCGAGATCGGTGACGAAGTTGTAGAAGTTCTCAGTACTAACGGAGATACTCACCTGGGTGGTGACGACTTCGATGAAGAGCTGATCAACCACATTGCGGACCAGTTCAAAAAAGAGCAGGGAGTCGATCTGCGGAACGATCCGATGGCTCTGCAGCGTTTACGTGAAGCAGCTGAGAAAGCGAAAAAAGAACTTTCCAGCTCACAGACCACCGACATCAACCTGCCGTTTATCACGGCGGATGCCAGTGGACCCAAGCACCTGCAGATGAACATCTCCCGTTCGGAATTCGAACGCCTCGTCGATAAATTGATCGAACGCTGTCGTAAACCTGTTGAAAACGCGCTGCGTGATGCCGGTTTGAAGCCAAACGAAATCGATGAAGTCGTACTGGTTGGTGGCTCAACTCGTATGCCTAAAGTCCAGGACTTCGTTGGCAAGATGTTCGGTAAAGAACCCCACAAGGGGGTTAACCCGGACGAAGTCGTTTCAATTGGTGCGGCGATCCAGGGCGGAATTATCACTGGTGATGTTTCTGACATGGTTTTGATGGACGTGACTCCGCTATCTCTCGGTATTGAAACCGAAGGGGCCATCATGACCGTTCTCGTTGAACGTAATACGACGATTCCAACCACCAAAAAAGAGACGTTCTCTACCGCGGCTGACAATCAGACGGCTGTGACGGTTCGTGTCTTCCAGGGTGAACGTAAAATGGCGCAGGATAACCGCCTGCTCAGTCAGTTCAATCTGGATGGTATTCCGCCGGCACCCCGCGGGGTGCCTCAGATCGAGGTCTCTTTTGATATCGATGTGAACGGTATCCTCAACGTTTCAGCGAAAGACCTGGCTTCCGGTAAAGATGCTTCGGTGCGAATCGAGCAATCGAGCGGTCTGTCTGATTCTGAAATCGAACAGATGCGTAAAGATGCGGAATCGCATGCGGCGGACGACGAACAACGTCGTAAGCTGGCTGAAGCCGTAAACAAGGGGAATACTCTTGTTTATGAAACAGAGAAGATGCTCAAAGAAAACGAAGACAAACTGGATGATAGTGCCAAGTCTTCTATCGAAGGCTCGATTGAGAAAATCAAAAGTGCCATCGGTAAAGATGACGTGGAAGCGATCAACAGTGCTTGTGAAGAACTTCAACAGGCGGCAATGGCCTGGGGACAACAGCTGCACGAATCAGCTGCCCAGTCCGCCCCCGAAGGCGCAGCGCCCGAAGGTGCCGAATCATCCTCGTCTGATTCTGGAGCAGATGACGATGTCATCGATGCTGAATTCGAGAAGAAGGAGTAA
- the clpB gene encoding ATP-dependent chaperone ClpB: MAFRPDKLTVKAQEALQTAQELALNSGHQQLQPLHLLKGLMADKQGIIVPLLNKIGAPVAQLDQIIDSELNRLPKVSGSNAEPGASPALMKVLNLSETIANEMKDAFISTEHLMLALLRTEDQAQRLLKMNGVEEADFLTALKTIRGGQTVTDQNPEDKYQALERYSKDLIELARAGKIDPVIGRDAEIRRVIQVLSRRRKNNPVLIGEPGVGKTAIVEGLAHRIVKGDVPQNLKNKGVYALDMGALIAGAKYRGEFEDRLKAVLKEVTDAEGQIILFIDELHTVVGAGASEGSMDASNLLKPALARGELHCVGATTLDEYRKYIEKDAALERRFQPVLVQEPNVEDTISILRGLKERYETHHGVRITDDALISAASLSDRYIADRFLPDKAIDLIDEAASKLRMEIDSMPVEIDEATRQLTRMQIEAAALDRETSEDSKQRLDDLKRQIADREEEVNQLKARWENEKEALSGLQPLKEEIEQLRSQYENAFSRAQKTNSNDDYALAYQSQVKLEAAEKRLAELELKFQEIASNDEDRLLREEVTSEDIARVISTWTGIPVSRMLQSEREKLVHMEDQIHQRMINQNEAVEAVSNAIRRSRAGLQDENRPIGSFIFLGPTGVGKTELCKALAEFLFDDERSMVRIDMSEFMEKHSVSRLIGAPPGYVGYEEGGVLTEAVRRQPYCVILLDEIEKAHRDVFNVLLQLLDDGRLTDGQGRTVDFTNTLVVMTSNIGSQFLIELSGKEHELEIKERVLDALRAHFLPEFLNRVDETIVFHPLQSDAIKQIVGLQLDRLKKQVEKNGYELEVTEAARQLLAQEGFDPVYGARPVKRVIQQRIQNALANEILSGRFEEGSTILVDASQDGFIFDTKLPE, encoded by the coding sequence ATGGCATTTCGACCTGATAAGTTAACAGTGAAAGCACAGGAAGCATTGCAGACGGCTCAAGAGCTTGCGCTCAACAGTGGGCACCAGCAGTTGCAACCCCTTCACCTGTTGAAAGGGTTAATGGCGGATAAGCAGGGGATTATTGTCCCTCTGCTGAACAAGATCGGGGCACCCGTCGCCCAACTCGATCAGATTATCGACAGTGAACTGAATCGTCTTCCCAAGGTGAGTGGTTCGAATGCAGAACCCGGCGCCAGTCCGGCACTGATGAAAGTGTTGAATCTTTCGGAGACGATCGCAAATGAAATGAAGGACGCGTTCATTTCGACGGAACACTTGATGCTGGCTCTACTGCGTACTGAGGACCAAGCCCAGCGACTTCTGAAAATGAATGGCGTGGAAGAAGCCGATTTTCTGACCGCCCTGAAAACGATACGAGGAGGACAGACCGTGACCGACCAAAATCCCGAAGACAAATACCAGGCTCTTGAGCGCTATTCGAAAGACCTGATCGAGCTCGCCCGTGCTGGTAAGATTGATCCCGTCATCGGGCGAGATGCCGAGATTCGGCGGGTCATTCAGGTTCTCTCGCGACGTCGTAAAAACAACCCGGTTCTGATTGGGGAACCAGGCGTGGGGAAAACGGCAATTGTGGAAGGGCTTGCCCATCGAATTGTCAAAGGGGACGTTCCACAGAACCTCAAGAATAAGGGGGTTTACGCTCTCGACATGGGGGCTCTCATCGCCGGAGCGAAATACCGGGGAGAATTTGAAGACCGGTTGAAAGCGGTTCTTAAAGAAGTGACCGACGCGGAAGGGCAGATCATTTTGTTTATCGACGAACTGCATACTGTCGTCGGCGCAGGGGCTTCGGAAGGCTCTATGGATGCCTCCAACCTTCTCAAGCCAGCGCTCGCCCGTGGTGAATTACACTGCGTCGGTGCAACCACCTTAGATGAATACCGTAAGTACATTGAGAAAGATGCCGCCCTGGAGCGTCGGTTCCAACCAGTTCTCGTACAGGAACCTAATGTCGAAGATACGATCTCCATTCTGCGTGGTCTGAAAGAACGATATGAAACTCACCATGGTGTGCGAATCACAGATGATGCGTTGATTTCGGCGGCTTCGTTATCGGACCGATACATCGCCGATCGATTTCTTCCGGACAAAGCGATTGACCTGATCGACGAAGCAGCGAGTAAACTCCGTATGGAGATCGACTCGATGCCCGTCGAAATCGATGAAGCCACTCGTCAGCTTACCAGAATGCAGATTGAAGCTGCGGCGCTTGATCGTGAGACGAGCGAGGACAGCAAACAGCGACTCGATGACCTGAAGCGTCAGATTGCGGATCGCGAAGAAGAAGTCAATCAGCTGAAAGCCCGATGGGAGAACGAGAAGGAAGCACTATCGGGGCTGCAACCACTCAAAGAAGAAATCGAGCAGCTACGCTCTCAGTACGAAAATGCTTTCTCTCGCGCACAGAAAACGAACAGCAACGACGATTACGCATTGGCGTATCAGTCTCAAGTGAAGCTGGAAGCGGCGGAAAAACGATTGGCCGAGTTGGAGCTGAAGTTTCAGGAAATCGCGAGTAACGATGAAGATCGATTGCTGCGGGAAGAAGTGACTTCGGAAGATATCGCCCGGGTCATCAGTACCTGGACGGGAATTCCTGTGTCACGCATGTTGCAATCGGAGCGTGAGAAACTGGTCCATATGGAAGATCAGATTCACCAGAGAATGATCAATCAGAACGAAGCAGTCGAGGCGGTCTCCAATGCGATTCGACGCTCTCGGGCAGGCTTACAGGATGAAAATCGTCCGATTGGTTCGTTTATCTTCCTTGGTCCGACCGGGGTGGGTAAGACAGAACTGTGCAAAGCACTCGCCGAATTTCTATTCGATGACGAACGGAGCATGGTACGGATCGACATGAGTGAGTTCATGGAGAAACATTCAGTGTCCCGATTAATCGGCGCGCCTCCGGGGTATGTTGGTTATGAAGAGGGGGGAGTGCTCACCGAAGCGGTCCGCCGACAACCTTACTGCGTCATTCTGTTAGATGAAATCGAAAAAGCACACCGGGATGTGTTCAACGTACTGCTGCAACTTCTTGATGATGGTCGATTGACGGATGGCCAGGGTCGAACTGTTGATTTTACCAACACGCTCGTCGTGATGACGTCGAACATTGGAAGCCAGTTCCTGATCGAACTGTCCGGCAAGGAGCACGAGCTGGAAATCAAGGAACGGGTGCTGGATGCCTTACGGGCGCACTTCCTACCGGAATTCCTTAACCGGGTGGACGAGACGATCGTTTTCCATCCTCTTCAGAGCGATGCGATCAAACAGATTGTGGGACTGCAGCTGGACCGGCTGAAAAAGCAGGTTGAGAAAAACGGCTACGAATTGGAAGTGACAGAGGCCGCTCGGCAGTTACTGGCCCAGGAGGGCTTCGATCCCGTTTACGGAGCTCGACCAGTGAAACGGGTCATTCAGCAGCGTATTCAGAATGCACTGGCGAATGAAATTCTGTCCGGTCGTTTTGAAGAGGGGAGTACCATTCTGGTGGATGCCAGTCAGGATGGATTCATCTTCGATACCAAATTGCCTGAATAA
- a CDS encoding DUF6800 family protein: protein MGRIERSREIARRRTRRAKIAKLRKKFAGAKTDAEKQALQEKAGRVSQFVVLGEKTAD from the coding sequence ATGGGACGCATTGAACGCAGCCGAGAAATTGCCCGACGTCGTACCCGCCGCGCCAAAATTGCCAAGCTCCGCAAAAAATTCGCAGGCGCTAAAACTGACGCTGAAAAACAGGCTTTGCAGGAAAAAGCAGGTCGAGTTAGCCAGTTCGTCGTCCTCGGCGAAAAAACGGCTGACTGA